In Pseudoalteromonas sp. MM1, a single window of DNA contains:
- a CDS encoding DUF2750 domain-containing protein translates to MTTANATEEQTLILGLGAKKRLAFMFETVQQYKQVWILNDDDGCVMLANEDDDCVPVWPTRDFAQAWATGEWEGCTPKAITTKDWFSRWTPGLEEDDLLIAVFPTEDDDGTVLFPDEFESQLKIPKKRKY, encoded by the coding sequence ATGACAACTGCAAATGCGACTGAAGAACAAACCCTAATTTTAGGGCTAGGGGCAAAAAAACGACTCGCTTTTATGTTTGAAACCGTACAGCAATACAAACAAGTATGGATTTTAAACGACGATGATGGCTGCGTTATGCTTGCCAACGAAGATGACGACTGTGTACCCGTGTGGCCAACCCGCGATTTTGCACAAGCTTGGGCCACGGGCGAATGGGAAGGCTGTACACCAAAGGCCATTACGACTAAAGATTGGTTTAGCCGCTGGACACCCGGCCTTGAAGAAGACGACTTACTGATTGCGGTGTTCCCTACCGAAGATGACGACGGTACAGTGCTTTTTCCTGATGAATTTGAAAGCCAGTTAAAAATCCCTAAAAAAAGAAAGTACTAA
- a CDS encoding alkene reductase: MTTDLLSPFKLNDTLELQNRVLMAPLTRCMADDNLVPTQDMVEYYARRADAGLIISEATIIRPDAQGYPNTPGLFTSEQIQGWKKVTDAVHANGGKMFAQLWHVGRVAHPHFFDGDVLAPSAIGVEGSVPRMRELTYITPKAATKDDINSLIADFAKAAENAIEAGFDGVEIHGANGYLIDQFLHYAANERTDEYGQTPENMARFAIEVTDAVINAVGNERTAIRLSPGAYFNMEEDKRDKAVFDYLLPQLDEKKLAYIHGGIFDDSTQFDSLEGKTTSQYLRANTKTNLVGVGSYSFDDAKQAINNDKFDLIAIGRPFIANPDYISKVANNEELVAYSDEMLAKLF, encoded by the coding sequence ATGACCACAGATTTACTTTCACCGTTTAAACTAAACGACACACTCGAGCTTCAAAACCGTGTACTTATGGCGCCCTTAACCCGTTGTATGGCTGACGACAATTTAGTACCCACACAAGACATGGTTGAATATTATGCGCGCCGTGCCGATGCCGGTTTAATTATTAGTGAAGCCACGATTATTCGCCCAGATGCACAAGGCTATCCAAATACACCGGGGCTATTTACCAGTGAGCAGATTCAAGGTTGGAAAAAAGTAACCGACGCTGTGCATGCAAACGGCGGAAAAATGTTTGCCCAGCTTTGGCATGTTGGCCGTGTTGCTCACCCTCACTTTTTTGACGGCGACGTATTAGCGCCATCGGCAATTGGTGTTGAAGGCTCTGTACCACGTATGCGTGAGCTAACCTACATTACCCCAAAAGCGGCCACAAAGGATGATATTAATTCACTGATAGCCGACTTTGCTAAAGCGGCCGAAAACGCCATTGAAGCGGGCTTTGATGGGGTAGAAATTCATGGTGCTAATGGCTATTTAATTGATCAGTTTTTACATTACGCTGCGAATGAACGTACAGATGAATACGGGCAAACACCTGAAAATATGGCGCGTTTTGCAATAGAAGTGACCGATGCGGTTATTAATGCAGTAGGTAATGAGCGTACTGCAATTAGGTTATCGCCAGGTGCTTATTTTAATATGGAAGAAGATAAGCGTGATAAAGCGGTATTTGATTATTTATTACCACAGCTAGATGAGAAAAAACTAGCCTATATTCATGGTGGTATTTTTGATGACAGCACCCAGTTTGATTCTTTAGAAGGTAAAACAACCTCGCAGTATTTGCGCGCAAACACTAAAACCAATTTAGTGGGTGTAGGCAGCTACAGTTTTGATGATGCAAAACAAGCAATAAACAACGATAAGTTTGATTTAATTGCGATTGGTCGCCCATTTATTGCCAACCCTGATTACATTAGCAAAGTGGCCAATAATGAAGAGCTTGTTGCTTATAGTGATGAAATGTTAGCTAAACTTTTCTAA
- a CDS encoding TonB-dependent receptor domain-containing protein, with product MYALTNKSILSIAIAMAVSTSAYANDNEIEEITVTAKPTSYANNVIEPAMLDQQTTVSSVLSVIDNLPGISINEGDAFGGDDWSTTITMRGFSIDSNQQQLGMTVDGIPNGGSNYGGGAKANRYLDTENLATVEVGQGTSDIKSASLEALGGTFNFVSKAPSLDSSTTFAYTSGSHDATRYYVKHETGTIFDNTQAYVSYSQTDTSRWIGSGSNGGKDNQHAELKFVTTLTDLTITGRLSYDDVSETNYNSVSLAQFEQTPEWDQLTWDWTGIPHYDQMFAEGWGTLRENTLAYLKFEYALSPTSLITVSPYYHKNSGRGDWIPPYLTTPVDENGNPTTEGGTNALSYGFVDSDGNALAPNEGCTASLSWPWESGPGLNPACYDDTAIPVMSYRHTHYKKDRLGVTANYQATFGMHDIEVGFWYEQSDRDESRDWHKVINASIYHHFDSTPYWTQYKNTFETDTLKWYAQDSMALGDFTLNLGVKKYLVDIEKYDHYQNATTAKVNSDSDVLFSGGILYQLNNSTELFTSYSENFAAIKDGVLERDSSDLSAIEPETAENIDLGVRYQNNALKLTATAYSIEFDNRITFIAPGSDTGGIDYTIGTNGSYLNVGGIESQGLELSASYMLSPQWSIYSSYTNNDSQYKGDAPGFEAGEKVIDSVDDLFVLSTDYFSGDFRFGLSAKYTGERGEVDGYTVVDLNAGYATDINAGPFKAIDVAFVVYNVTDKSYLAGGTGNGSTYFIGAPRTAALTLSATF from the coding sequence ATGTACGCTTTAACAAATAAATCGATTTTGAGCATAGCAATTGCTATGGCTGTATCAACGTCAGCTTATGCAAATGACAACGAAATAGAAGAAATAACCGTTACTGCTAAACCAACCAGTTACGCAAATAATGTGATTGAGCCTGCAATGCTTGATCAACAAACAACGGTGTCGAGTGTGTTATCGGTTATTGATAACTTACCTGGCATTAGCATAAATGAAGGCGATGCATTTGGTGGCGATGACTGGTCTACCACTATTACTATGCGTGGTTTTAGTATTGACTCAAACCAACAGCAATTAGGGATGACCGTTGATGGTATTCCTAACGGTGGCTCAAACTATGGCGGGGGCGCTAAAGCAAACCGTTACCTAGATACCGAAAACCTAGCCACAGTAGAAGTAGGCCAAGGCACCTCAGATATTAAATCGGCCTCACTTGAAGCGCTAGGCGGTACATTTAATTTTGTAAGTAAAGCGCCAAGCCTTGATAGCAGCACCACTTTTGCTTACACCTCAGGTAGCCACGATGCGACCCGTTATTACGTTAAGCATGAAACCGGTACTATTTTTGATAATACACAAGCGTATGTAAGTTATTCACAAACCGATACTAGCCGTTGGATTGGCTCGGGTAGCAACGGCGGAAAAGATAACCAACACGCAGAGCTTAAATTTGTGACAACGCTTACAGATTTAACCATTACAGGGCGTTTATCTTACGATGATGTAAGCGAGACAAATTATAATAGTGTAAGCCTTGCGCAATTTGAGCAAACGCCAGAGTGGGATCAGCTAACGTGGGACTGGACCGGCATTCCACATTACGACCAAATGTTTGCCGAGGGCTGGGGTACACTGCGTGAAAATACGTTAGCGTATTTAAAGTTTGAATATGCACTTTCGCCAACATCACTTATTACAGTGAGCCCGTATTATCATAAAAACTCGGGCCGTGGCGATTGGATCCCACCGTATTTAACAACCCCAGTAGATGAAAACGGCAACCCAACTACAGAGGGCGGCACTAATGCGCTCTCTTACGGCTTTGTTGATAGCGATGGAAATGCACTGGCACCAAACGAAGGCTGTACAGCAAGCTTAAGCTGGCCGTGGGAGTCGGGCCCGGGTTTAAACCCGGCGTGTTACGACGACACCGCAATACCTGTTATGTCGTATCGTCATACGCATTACAAAAAAGACCGCTTAGGGGTTACTGCCAACTACCAAGCTACGTTTGGTATGCACGACATAGAAGTCGGTTTTTGGTATGAGCAAAGCGACCGTGATGAGTCTCGTGATTGGCACAAAGTCATTAATGCCAGTATTTATCATCACTTTGATAGCACACCATACTGGACGCAGTATAAAAACACCTTTGAAACCGACACCCTAAAATGGTACGCGCAAGATTCAATGGCACTTGGCGATTTTACGCTTAACTTAGGTGTTAAAAAGTACCTTGTTGATATTGAAAAGTACGACCACTACCAAAATGCGACAACCGCTAAAGTAAATAGTGATTCTGATGTGTTGTTCAGTGGCGGTATTTTGTATCAGCTAAACAATTCAACTGAGTTATTTACTAGCTACAGCGAAAATTTTGCAGCTATTAAAGACGGTGTACTTGAGCGCGATAGTTCTGATTTATCAGCCATAGAGCCAGAAACTGCTGAAAACATTGATTTAGGTGTACGTTATCAAAATAACGCTTTAAAACTTACCGCAACAGCATACTCAATAGAGTTTGATAACCGTATAACCTTTATTGCCCCTGGCAGTGATACTGGCGGTATTGATTACACTATTGGTACAAATGGCTCTTACTTAAATGTAGGAGGCATTGAATCACAAGGTTTAGAGCTTTCGGCAAGTTATATGCTAAGCCCACAATGGAGCATATACAGCTCGTACACAAATAATGACTCACAGTACAAAGGCGATGCTCCCGGGTTTGAAGCCGGTGAAAAAGTAATAGACTCAGTAGATGACTTATTTGTGTTATCGACCGATTACTTTAGCGGCGATTTCCGCTTTGGTTTATCGGCTAAATATACCGGTGAGCGCGGCGAAGTTGATGGCTATACTGTGGTTGATTTAAACGCAGGTTACGCAACCGATATAAACGCAGGGCCATTTAAAGCGATTGATGTTGCCTTTGTTGTTTATAACGTTACCGATAAAAGTTATTTAGCCGGTGGTACGGGTAATGGCAGCACTTACTTTATTGGTGCGCCACGTACAGCAGCACTGACATTATCGGCTACGTTTTAA
- a CDS encoding alkaline phosphatase D family protein: protein MKQLVKPITHAVLALGLAFSANTMAAPSKILFGSCGHQDKDIPIFDTINKEQGDLFIFLGDNIYGDTNDMTVLANKYQKLGAKPGFKTLKANTPIIAMWDDHDFGQNDIGKDYPHKEQSRQIMLDFWGEPKRSPRRTRTDGIYTSYMYGEDEQTVHVIMPDLRWNRDALNHVSELEYYTKRKLNNQGPYSPTEVKGASMLGEAQWQWLEQELKKPAAIKLIASSLQLLPDFTGWESWANFPEDRNRLFALIKKHQVNGVIIISGDTHWGEISKYQQNLDYPLIEMTSSGLTEKWKDVSPNKHRVGDYTHNVNYGDLSIDWQQADPAISLKLKGIDGKVIMQSAFSLSSISPYK from the coding sequence ATGAAGCAGTTAGTAAAACCTATTACACACGCCGTATTAGCATTAGGGTTAGCGTTTAGCGCAAACACTATGGCAGCCCCTTCAAAAATTTTATTTGGCTCGTGTGGGCATCAAGATAAAGACATTCCAATATTTGACACCATTAATAAAGAGCAAGGCGATTTATTTATATTTTTAGGTGACAATATTTACGGCGACACCAACGATATGACGGTACTTGCCAATAAGTACCAAAAATTAGGTGCAAAACCAGGCTTTAAAACACTAAAAGCGAATACCCCAATCATTGCGATGTGGGACGATCACGACTTTGGTCAAAACGATATTGGTAAAGACTATCCACATAAAGAGCAATCTCGCCAAATTATGCTCGATTTTTGGGGCGAGCCTAAACGCTCACCCAGGCGCACTCGCACGGACGGCATTTACACTTCGTATATGTATGGTGAAGATGAGCAAACCGTACATGTAATAATGCCCGATTTACGCTGGAACCGTGATGCGCTTAACCACGTAAGCGAGCTTGAATATTACACTAAGCGCAAGCTTAATAACCAAGGCCCGTATAGCCCAACAGAGGTGAAAGGTGCCTCAATGTTAGGAGAGGCGCAGTGGCAATGGCTTGAGCAAGAGCTTAAAAAGCCTGCGGCTATAAAGCTAATTGCCTCAAGCTTGCAGTTATTACCCGATTTCACAGGGTGGGAATCGTGGGCTAACTTCCCAGAGGATCGTAACCGTTTATTTGCGTTAATTAAAAAACACCAAGTGAATGGGGTTATTATCATCAGTGGCGATACTCACTGGGGCGAAATATCAAAGTATCAGCAAAACCTTGATTACCCTTTAATAGAAATGACCAGCTCAGGTCTTACTGAAAAGTGGAAAGACGTCAGCCCAAATAAACACCGTGTTGGTGATTATACCCACAATGTGAATTACGGCGATTTAAGCATAGATTGGCAGCAAGCCGACCCCGCTATTTCACTTAAGCTTAAAGGGATAGATGGTAAAGTGATTATGCAAAGCGCATTTAGCTTATCAAGCATTAGCCCTTATAAATAA
- the recC gene encoding exodeoxyribonuclease V subunit gamma, whose product MLNIIQSNRMEALQAQFNQLLKVNPLQSPFDKEVVLVQSPGMSQWLKIGLSENLGIAAQVDFPLPSSFIWQLYQQLLPNVPKESAFNKPNLAWKLFAILSSCINEPLYLPLKTYLEGDLDGQKTFALCEKIADVYDQYLMYRPHWIATWDSGKDELDDVDVSIAPWQSDLWRKLVAHSKALGQSQFHRANMQGQLLAALENMDNSLLPKRISLFGISAIASSQLEVFEALSKKTEVFLFFFNPSEHYWGDVVDEKTAAKIKAKYAKMPLLEAQQKKQTNPDEEYYFIGNPLLSSWGKLGRDYFEQLVQLDARWIDGFIDAFDDSLLGQIQSEIYQLAFKGESLTDNKEWFINNEGKLPISDTDTSITLSDCHTPLREVERLHDYLLTLFNQNPSLTPKDIIVMMPDVGTYSPYIEAVFGGAQNTSRFIPYALADLAIEQEKPVLSSFASLANLPFSRFGVSDILDLLQVTQIAEKFGLEAHEYEQIQYWLERVGVKWGINAEHKSSFDLPAIDLNTWQHGLNRLLLGIAQRDEQCPFNGIYSADEVEGMALDTLNKLVHFIDVLQRFKDELTPDDTLSNKADILSELINAIYYNEGDDSWDLLVLQTVLEELKKHHDNGDYDKAVSQRVVSYLIKQGIQEKGVGQRFLVGQVNFCTLMPMRAVPFKVVCMLGLNDADYPRTVQPIGFDLVPYSKKQKGDRSRKLDDRYLFLEALLSARDNLYISYIGRSCFDNQPRMPSTLVSELLEYIGRSFVLTKDSEKTLPECLINQQHLQPFNRAYYTADTEADTKLSNHSFNPIWLPSERIDAQPLTAIDVTAPAQLELDVFIRSVCNAQESFYQQTLGLRLPEFSEVAKDEEPFSLDALRRYFYLDEILEANINEQPLSTEQILQRGELPQANVGNLVYESMAHRVDALAGQVKEHIKSGKTDPLEVSLRIENTTIEGWLNHIYLQKQVFYRSASIKAKDLIKGFIYHLVAQSMDQNVETLLLGLDKQISFAPLSKNEADALLSDWFELYKALRKEPVAFYPVSGYEYVKSGGDIGKAISKFNPQYIGRGEGENPYIRLTVQSLNDCQEEFIKWSEKLLSPLHAHAKESDHASA is encoded by the coding sequence ATGCTCAATATTATTCAATCAAACCGTATGGAAGCGCTGCAGGCTCAATTTAATCAGCTGTTAAAAGTAAACCCGCTGCAAAGCCCATTCGATAAAGAAGTGGTATTAGTGCAATCGCCGGGTATGTCGCAGTGGCTAAAAATTGGCTTAAGCGAAAACCTAGGCATAGCCGCGCAGGTTGATTTTCCGCTGCCATCGAGCTTTATATGGCAGTTGTATCAGCAGTTATTGCCCAATGTGCCTAAAGAGTCGGCATTTAATAAGCCAAACCTTGCTTGGAAATTATTTGCAATACTGTCCAGCTGTATAAATGAGCCGCTTTATTTGCCGTTAAAAACCTATTTAGAAGGCGACCTAGACGGGCAAAAAACCTTTGCGTTGTGCGAAAAAATTGCCGATGTGTACGACCAATACCTAATGTACCGCCCGCATTGGATTGCCACCTGGGATAGCGGCAAAGATGAACTTGACGATGTTGATGTAAGCATTGCCCCGTGGCAAAGCGATTTATGGCGAAAGCTGGTGGCGCACAGTAAAGCACTTGGTCAAAGCCAATTTCATCGTGCCAACATGCAAGGGCAGTTACTTGCAGCCCTTGAGAATATGGATAATAGCTTACTACCTAAGCGCATTAGTTTATTTGGCATATCGGCCATTGCCAGCTCACAACTTGAGGTGTTTGAAGCGCTGAGCAAAAAAACAGAGGTATTTTTGTTCTTTTTTAACCCAAGTGAGCACTATTGGGGTGATGTGGTTGATGAAAAAACAGCAGCCAAAATTAAGGCTAAATACGCCAAAATGCCGCTTTTAGAAGCGCAGCAAAAAAAACAAACTAACCCTGACGAAGAATACTACTTTATAGGTAACCCACTGTTATCGTCGTGGGGAAAACTAGGGCGCGATTACTTTGAGCAACTCGTACAACTTGATGCGCGCTGGATTGATGGCTTTATAGATGCGTTTGACGATAGTTTACTAGGGCAAATTCAAAGTGAGATTTACCAACTGGCATTTAAAGGCGAATCACTTACCGATAATAAAGAGTGGTTTATAAATAATGAGGGTAAACTGCCTATTAGCGACACCGACACCAGTATTACGCTAAGTGATTGCCATACACCGCTTAGAGAAGTTGAGCGCTTACACGATTATTTACTTACTTTGTTTAATCAAAACCCATCGCTCACCCCTAAAGATATTATTGTAATGATGCCCGATGTGGGGACGTACAGCCCGTATATTGAAGCGGTATTTGGCGGCGCGCAAAACACCAGCCGCTTTATTCCTTATGCTTTGGCCGATTTAGCCATAGAGCAAGAAAAACCTGTGCTTAGCTCGTTTGCCAGCTTGGCCAATTTGCCGTTTTCGCGTTTTGGTGTATCGGATATTCTCGACTTACTGCAAGTAACACAAATTGCCGAAAAATTTGGCCTTGAAGCGCACGAGTACGAGCAAATTCAATATTGGCTTGAGCGTGTAGGGGTTAAATGGGGTATAAATGCTGAGCACAAAAGTAGCTTTGATTTACCCGCAATCGATTTAAATACCTGGCAGCATGGTTTAAACCGTTTATTGCTAGGCATAGCCCAGCGCGATGAGCAATGCCCGTTTAACGGCATTTACAGTGCCGATGAAGTAGAGGGCATGGCGCTTGATACCCTTAATAAGTTAGTGCATTTTATTGATGTACTGCAGCGCTTTAAGGATGAGCTAACCCCTGATGATACGCTTAGTAATAAAGCGGATATTTTATCTGAGCTCATAAATGCTATTTATTACAACGAAGGCGACGACAGTTGGGACTTACTGGTACTGCAAACTGTTTTAGAGGAGCTTAAAAAACACCATGATAATGGCGATTACGATAAAGCTGTTTCGCAGCGTGTTGTAAGCTACCTTATAAAACAAGGCATTCAAGAAAAAGGCGTAGGGCAGCGCTTTTTAGTGGGGCAAGTTAACTTTTGTACACTAATGCCTATGCGCGCCGTGCCGTTTAAAGTGGTGTGTATGCTTGGCCTAAATGATGCCGACTACCCACGTACAGTACAGCCAATAGGTTTTGACTTAGTGCCGTATTCTAAAAAACAAAAAGGTGACCGTTCACGTAAATTAGATGACCGTTACTTGTTTTTAGAAGCTTTATTGAGTGCCCGTGACAATTTATACATAAGTTACATTGGCCGTTCGTGTTTTGACAACCAACCGCGTATGCCCTCGACCTTAGTAAGCGAGCTTTTAGAGTACATAGGTCGCAGCTTTGTGCTTACAAAAGACAGCGAAAAAACGTTGCCTGAGTGTTTAATTAATCAACAGCACTTACAGCCTTTTAATCGTGCGTATTACACAGCAGACACTGAAGCCGATACAAAGCTGAGTAACCACAGTTTTAATCCTATTTGGCTGCCAAGCGAGCGCATTGACGCGCAGCCACTAACAGCCATTGATGTAACAGCGCCTGCGCAATTAGAACTTGATGTATTTATTCGCAGTGTGTGCAACGCACAAGAGAGCTTTTACCAGCAAACATTAGGTTTACGCCTACCCGAATTTAGCGAAGTAGCAAAAGATGAAGAGCCTTTTAGCCTAGATGCGCTGCGCCGTTATTTTTACCTTGATGAAATACTTGAGGCCAACATTAATGAGCAACCTTTAAGTACAGAGCAAATATTGCAACGAGGGGAGCTGCCTCAAGCCAATGTGGGCAATTTAGTGTATGAGAGCATGGCGCACCGAGTAGATGCATTAGCCGGGCAAGTAAAAGAGCATATTAAAAGCGGCAAAACCGACCCCCTTGAGGTGTCTTTACGCATAGAAAATACTACTATTGAGGGCTGGCTTAATCATATTTACCTTCAAAAACAAGTGTTTTACCGAAGTGCCAGTATAAAGGCCAAAGATTTAATTAAAGGCTTTATATATCACCTTGTTGCACAAAGTATGGATCAAAATGTAGAAACCTTATTACTGGGGCTCGATAAGCAAATTAGCTTTGCACCGTTGAGTAAAAATGAGGCCGATGCCTTACTCAGTGATTGGTTTGAACTATACAAAGCGTTGCGCAAAGAGCCAGTGGCATTTTATCCGGTAAGTGGCTATGAATATGTTAAAAGTGGTGGCGATATTGGTAAAGCCATTAGCAAGTTTAATCCACAATACATAGGGCGCGGCGAGGGCGAAAATCCGTATATTCGTTTAACGGTACAATCGCTCAATGACTGCCAAGAAGAATTTATTAAGTGGAGCGAAAAATTACTCTCCCCATTACATGCACATGCAAAGGAGAGTGACCATGCAAGCGCTTAA